The proteins below come from a single Chryseobacterium sp. MA9 genomic window:
- a CDS encoding YARHG domain-containing protein, giving the protein MKFVNYTLISLLAVSLASCKKEGKTNESGKDSLTAKKDSVVVPEVHKEYYGIYTGEFAGMEKVVDETDGSEYDVNNYKRISLKINRITRDSVYGQSIVNGNQRPFRGVFNEASASFVLDEPGNDKTDGRFEVKLKGDSLTGKWNAFDKTTVKAPSKTLKLTKKEFVYNPNFMLDKDSDLVDWSNPKEFTEKYKDEETGKTESYKTSKNRIASEAIFKLNASKQKLTEKDLKNLRKLDLEIIKNSVFARHGYSFKKETYRNFFEQTDWYIPVSSNVDNDLSPMEKENVALLNRFTKYAEDKYDSFGR; this is encoded by the coding sequence ATGAAATTTGTAAATTACACTCTTATTTCTTTACTGGCAGTTTCTTTGGCAAGCTGCAAAAAAGAGGGGAAGACCAATGAATCAGGGAAAGATTCCCTGACCGCAAAAAAGGATTCTGTTGTTGTTCCTGAGGTTCACAAAGAATATTACGGAATTTATACCGGTGAGTTTGCCGGAATGGAAAAAGTAGTTGACGAGACAGATGGTTCGGAATATGATGTTAACAATTATAAAAGAATTTCTTTAAAGATCAACAGAATCACCAGGGACAGCGTTTACGGACAAAGTATCGTTAATGGCAATCAGCGCCCGTTCAGGGGAGTTTTCAATGAAGCATCAGCATCTTTTGTACTGGATGAACCAGGAAATGACAAAACAGATGGAAGATTTGAAGTAAAATTGAAAGGTGACAGCTTAACCGGAAAATGGAATGCCTTTGATAAAACAACAGTTAAAGCTCCTTCAAAAACCCTTAAACTGACTAAAAAAGAGTTTGTTTATAACCCCAATTTTATGCTGGATAAAGATTCTGATCTGGTAGACTGGTCCAATCCTAAAGAGTTTACAGAAAAGTACAAAGATGAAGAAACCGGAAAGACAGAAAGCTATAAAACGTCTAAAAACCGTATTGCTTCAGAAGCGATATTCAAACTGAATGCATCTAAACAGAAGCTGACGGAAAAAGATCTTAAAAACTTAAGAAAGCTGGATCTTGAGATCATCAAAAACTCTGTATTTGCAAGACATGGCTATTCTTTCAAAAAAGAAACATACAGAAATTTCTTTGAGCAAACAGACTGGTATATTCCGGTTTCAAGCAATGTAGACAATGATCTTTCACCTATGGAAAAGGAAAATGTGGCTTTACTGAATCGCTTTACCAAATATGCAGAGGATAAATATGACAGTTTTGGGAGATAA
- a CDS encoding toxin-antitoxin system YwqK family antitoxin — protein MFLLFFSTSVMITAQKPCGYKNGLQEGSCKEFYDNGQVKNTVEWEKGKLDGDAVFYYDNGKVQSKGEYKKGFKVKEWSYFDKNGVLTSKEAFRNGEKNIYDNSLTATFYSPAGKITEISNYKFNKLQGESKTFHEDGKSVKDIGQYDNGLATGKWKVFYPSGKLQRETELANDKRNGNRVHYREDGSIEKTEVYKDGKLISTK, from the coding sequence ATGTTTCTATTGTTTTTTTCCACTTCTGTCATGATTACGGCACAGAAACCTTGTGGATATAAAAACGGATTGCAGGAAGGTTCCTGCAAAGAATTCTATGACAACGGACAGGTAAAAAATACAGTAGAATGGGAAAAAGGAAAGCTGGACGGAGATGCTGTTTTTTATTATGATAACGGAAAAGTACAGTCTAAAGGAGAATACAAGAAAGGATTCAAAGTAAAAGAATGGTCTTATTTTGATAAGAATGGAGTACTTACTTCCAAAGAGGCTTTCAGAAACGGAGAAAAGAATATTTATGATAACAGTCTTACAGCTACTTTTTATTCTCCAGCCGGAAAAATAACTGAAATTTCGAATTATAAATTCAATAAATTACAGGGTGAAAGCAAAACCTTCCATGAAGATGGAAAATCAGTGAAAGACATCGGCCAGTATGACAACGGCCTTGCTACCGGAAAATGGAAAGTGTTTTATCCATCAGGAAAGTTACAGCGCGAAACTGAGCTTGCCAACGATAAGAGAAACGGCAACAGAGTTCATTACCGTGAAGACGGAAGCATAGAAAAAACAGAGGTCTATAAAGACGGAAAATTAATCTCAACAAAATAA
- a CDS encoding bestrophin family protein, translating into MRVYNTKHFLKILFSLHKSDTLKILFPSMLLIGLYSWGIQYLEVEYLHLTSKSGISNVGMIHSLLGFVLSLLLVFRTNTAYDRWWEGRKLWGKLVNDTRNFAIKINTILGDNRQDAEQIARYLKYFPHFLAKHLSKESTRLALDGDYSEIENSLKNHGPSEMVILLTHKLNQLKKEGKISEIEMLYLDTQLSGFLDVCGGCERIKNTPIPYSYSSFIKKFIILYVFALPIAYVITIGLFMIPLTVFVYYVLMSLELIAEEIEDPFNNDENDIPMETLAQNIEKNVHQIMIRK; encoded by the coding sequence ATGAGAGTCTATAATACCAAACATTTCCTGAAAATTCTTTTCAGTTTGCACAAAAGTGATACACTGAAAATTCTTTTTCCAAGTATGCTTCTTATAGGACTGTACTCATGGGGAATTCAGTATCTGGAAGTTGAATATCTGCATCTTACCTCAAAATCCGGAATCAGTAACGTGGGAATGATTCACTCTCTTTTGGGGTTCGTGCTTTCGCTTTTATTGGTTTTTAGGACCAATACGGCCTATGACAGATGGTGGGAGGGCCGAAAGCTTTGGGGAAAATTGGTAAATGACACCAGAAATTTTGCTATAAAAATTAATACTATTCTTGGAGACAACCGCCAGGATGCCGAGCAGATAGCAAGATATTTAAAGTATTTTCCTCACTTTTTAGCCAAACATCTTTCAAAGGAATCTACAAGGCTTGCTTTGGATGGGGATTATTCTGAAATTGAAAATTCTTTAAAAAATCACGGCCCCAGTGAAATGGTTATCCTTCTCACTCATAAATTGAACCAGCTAAAAAAAGAAGGAAAAATCTCAGAAATTGAAATGCTGTATCTAGATACCCAACTTTCAGGATTTCTGGATGTATGCGGAGGCTGTGAAAGAATCAAAAATACTCCGATTCCTTATTCTTATTCTTCTTTCATCAAGAAATTTATTATCCTGTATGTTTTTGCCCTGCCTATTGCTTATGTGATCACCATTGGTCTTTTCATGATTCCGCTTACGGTTTTTGTATACTATGTTTTAATGAGTCTTGAGCTTATTGCAGAAGAAATTGAAGATCCTTTCAACAATGACGAAAATGATATTCCTATGGAAACATTAGCGCAGAATATTGAAAAAAATGTGCATCAGATTATGATCAGAAAATAA
- the mutS gene encoding DNA mismatch repair protein MutS produces MAKSKKETPLMTQYNTIKGKYPDALLLFRVGDFYETFGQDAVKTSQILGIVLTKRNNGEGSVELAGFPHHSIDSYLPKLVRAGMRVAICDQLEDPKMVKGIVKRGVTELVTPGVTFNDQVLNSKKNNFLLSLHKEKEKYGIALVDISTGEFLVSEGNLEKLLHIVNTFDPSEIIYQRSVQIPEQIKNKSAFKLEDWAFQYNFAYEKLTNHFKTNSLKGFGVENLPLAITAAGAIFAYLVEDTHHNLLAHITKLQIIPQEDYLMMDNFTLRNLEIVYPSNPQGKSLLDIIDKTSTPMGGRLLRRRIILPLKSVDEIMRRLSLIDFLNVNDHLKYEICQLLKSISDLDRLMGKLAAEKISPKELGYLRQSLINIHKIKALLHPHADVLAWLEPLFDLEELIKFLQNHLNEELPVSIAKGNIIKEGVSEELDRLRNLQSKGRGFLDEMCQREIERTGITSLKIDFNNVFGYYIEVRNTHKDKVPDDWLRKQTLVNAERYITEELKEYESQILGAEEKIGVLETSLYRNLCAETMVYIDQIQGNSNIIAQLDVAAGLSELAVSESYTKPILNDGYAVDLKEARHPIIENALPLGEKYIPNDIFLDKDSQQIIMVTGPNMAGKSAILRQTAIVCLLAQIGSFVPAKHAEIGMLDKIFTRVGATDNISAGESTFMVEMNEAANILNNISERSLILLDEIGRGTSTYDGVSIAWAIAEYLHQHPTQAKTLFATHYHELNEMTVNFERVKNFHVSIQENKGNIIFLRKLIPGGSEHSFGIHVAKLAGMPAKVVNRANEILKTLEASRTQGSGGTSESIKRVTEENMQLSFFQLDDPVLENIREELTKIDINTLTPIEALMKLNSIKKMIGG; encoded by the coding sequence ATGGCTAAATCGAAGAAGGAAACCCCATTAATGACACAGTACAATACCATCAAGGGTAAATACCCGGATGCACTTTTGCTTTTCAGGGTAGGGGACTTTTATGAAACTTTTGGGCAGGATGCCGTGAAAACATCCCAGATCCTTGGTATTGTTCTTACCAAAAGAAACAATGGGGAAGGAAGTGTGGAACTGGCAGGGTTTCCGCATCATTCAATAGATTCTTATCTTCCGAAACTGGTAAGAGCGGGAATGAGAGTGGCAATTTGTGATCAGCTGGAAGACCCTAAAATGGTGAAAGGAATTGTAAAAAGAGGGGTCACCGAATTGGTTACACCGGGAGTTACCTTCAATGATCAGGTCTTAAATTCAAAAAAGAATAATTTCCTGCTTTCTTTACACAAAGAAAAAGAGAAATATGGAATTGCTTTGGTAGATATTTCTACAGGAGAATTTCTGGTAAGTGAAGGAAACCTGGAAAAGCTGCTCCATATTGTCAATACTTTTGATCCCAGTGAGATTATTTATCAGAGAAGTGTACAGATTCCGGAGCAGATTAAGAATAAGAGTGCCTTTAAACTGGAAGACTGGGCTTTCCAGTATAATTTTGCCTACGAGAAGTTAACGAATCATTTTAAAACCAATTCTTTAAAAGGATTTGGCGTAGAAAACCTTCCGTTGGCTATTACTGCAGCAGGAGCTATTTTTGCGTATCTGGTAGAAGATACTCACCATAATCTGCTGGCTCATATTACAAAACTGCAGATCATTCCACAGGAAGATTATCTGATGATGGATAATTTTACCCTGAGAAACCTGGAAATTGTTTATCCAAGTAATCCACAAGGGAAATCACTGTTAGATATCATTGATAAAACCTCTACACCAATGGGGGGAAGATTATTGAGAAGAAGAATCATTCTTCCTTTAAAATCAGTGGATGAGATTATGAGAAGACTTTCCCTGATTGATTTCTTAAATGTAAATGACCATCTTAAATATGAGATCTGCCAGCTTCTGAAGTCGATTTCTGATCTTGACCGATTAATGGGAAAACTGGCTGCAGAGAAAATTTCGCCTAAAGAACTGGGATATCTTCGCCAAAGTTTAATCAATATCCATAAAATCAAAGCATTATTGCATCCTCATGCGGATGTACTGGCTTGGCTTGAACCTTTGTTTGATCTTGAAGAATTGATTAAGTTCCTGCAGAATCATCTTAATGAAGAACTTCCGGTAAGCATTGCCAAAGGAAATATTATTAAAGAAGGTGTTTCTGAAGAATTGGACAGACTGAGAAACCTTCAGAGCAAAGGACGCGGTTTTCTGGATGAAATGTGCCAGAGAGAAATTGAAAGAACAGGTATTACCAGTCTTAAAATTGATTTTAATAACGTTTTCGGATACTATATTGAAGTTCGAAATACTCATAAAGATAAAGTTCCGGATGATTGGTTGAGAAAACAAACCTTAGTGAATGCTGAAAGATATATTACCGAAGAATTAAAGGAATATGAAAGCCAGATCCTGGGTGCCGAAGAAAAAATAGGCGTTCTGGAAACTTCGCTATACAGAAATTTATGTGCGGAAACAATGGTTTATATTGATCAGATCCAAGGGAACTCCAATATCATTGCTCAGCTTGATGTGGCAGCCGGACTATCTGAACTGGCGGTTTCTGAGAGTTATACAAAACCCATTTTAAATGACGGGTATGCTGTCGATTTAAAGGAAGCCAGACATCCGATCATTGAGAATGCACTTCCACTGGGTGAAAAGTATATTCCGAATGATATCTTCCTGGATAAAGACTCCCAACAGATCATTATGGTAACGGGGCCGAACATGGCCGGTAAATCGGCAATTCTGCGCCAGACGGCTATTGTTTGTCTTTTGGCTCAGATAGGAAGTTTTGTGCCTGCAAAACATGCTGAAATCGGAATGTTGGATAAGATCTTCACAAGGGTGGGGGCTACAGACAATATCTCTGCAGGCGAATCTACTTTCATGGTAGAAATGAACGAGGCCGCCAATATTCTGAATAATATTTCAGAGCGAAGCCTGATTTTGCTGGATGAAATCGGTCGTGGAACTTCCACTTATGACGGAGTTTCTATTGCATGGGCGATTGCAGAATATCTTCATCAGCATCCAACGCAAGCTAAGACTTTGTTTGCAACGCATTATCATGAACTGAATGAAATGACAGTCAATTTTGAAAGGGTGAAAAATTTTCACGTTTCTATTCAGGAAAATAAGGGAAATATCATTTTCCTGAGAAAACTGATTCCGGGTGGAAGCGAGCACAGTTTTGGTATCCATGTGGCAAAACTGGCCGGAATGCCTGCTAAAGTGGTCAACAGAGCAAACGAAATTCTTAAAACACTTGAAGCGAGCAGAACGCAAGGAAGCGGAGGCACTTCAGAAAGTATCAAGAGAGTGACTGAGGAAAATATGCAGCTCTCCTTCTTCCAGCTGGATGATCCTGTTCTGGAAAACATCCGCGAGGAGCTGACAAAAATAGATATCAATACGCTGACGCCTATTGAAGCTTTAATGAAGCTTAATTCGATAAAAAAAATGATTGGAGGGTAA
- a CDS encoding TlpA disulfide reductase family protein, whose amino-acid sequence MRDLIKIFTILLFGMVCKAQQTEVSVIKYEDLEKRIQQEKDKLLVVNFWSTTCGPCVKELPHFMEVNAEFTDNQKFKMILVSLDRLADKERVLKFIKNKNLTAEVLLLDDIKRMNTWIPKFEKDWDGNIPVTLFYKNGMKFHFNDGEMSKEDLEKTIKENLQ is encoded by the coding sequence ATGAGAGACTTAATAAAAATATTCACTATACTTCTGTTTGGTATGGTTTGTAAAGCCCAGCAGACTGAAGTTTCTGTGATAAAATATGAAGATCTGGAGAAGAGAATTCAACAGGAAAAAGATAAGTTGCTGGTTGTCAACTTCTGGTCTACAACCTGTGGGCCATGTGTAAAGGAGCTTCCTCACTTTATGGAAGTGAATGCTGAGTTTACAGATAATCAGAAATTTAAAATGATTTTGGTTTCACTGGACAGGCTGGCAGATAAAGAAAGAGTATTAAAATTCATTAAAAATAAAAATCTTACTGCTGAGGTCCTCTTACTGGATGATATTAAAAGAATGAATACCTGGATTCCCAAGTTTGAAAAAGACTGGGATGGGAATATTCCCGTAACGCTGTTCTATAAAAACGGGATGAAATTTCATTTCAATGATGGTGAAATGAGCAAAGAAGATCTTGAAAAAACAATCAAAGAAAATCTACAATAA
- a CDS encoding cupin-like domain-containing protein, whose product MILENVDTVNDISKEDFQKNYFKKQKPLLIKNFASRWDAFDKWNLAYIREKAGDQEVPLYDNKPADAAKSSDAPVAQMKMKEYIDTIKSKPSDLRIFFYIITDRLPELLKNFTYPDLGIKFFKRLPTLFFGGSEAHVLMHYDVDLGDFMHIHFEGKKRILLFDQKQSPFLYKVPLSVHTVYELDYENPDYEKFPALQYAKGYEIFMEHGDALFIPGAFWHFNRYLEPGFSLSLRALPNKPNVFANMLYHVFIMRYTDKLMRKLFKAKWVNYKQKWAYKKSSEALEKHLKAER is encoded by the coding sequence ATGATCCTCGAAAACGTAGATACTGTAAATGATATCAGTAAAGAAGATTTTCAGAAGAATTATTTTAAAAAGCAAAAACCTCTTTTAATCAAGAATTTTGCCAGTCGATGGGATGCCTTTGACAAATGGAACCTGGCTTACATCCGGGAAAAAGCGGGAGATCAGGAAGTTCCGCTGTATGACAATAAGCCTGCGGATGCTGCCAAAAGCTCCGATGCTCCGGTAGCCCAAATGAAAATGAAGGAATATATTGATACCATAAAAAGTAAACCTTCAGATCTGCGTATCTTTTTCTATATCATTACAGACAGGCTTCCTGAACTGCTGAAAAATTTCACATATCCGGACCTTGGAATAAAGTTTTTTAAAAGACTTCCAACGTTATTCTTCGGGGGAAGTGAAGCCCATGTTTTAATGCATTATGATGTGGATTTGGGTGATTTTATGCATATCCATTTCGAAGGAAAGAAAAGAATTCTTTTGTTTGATCAGAAACAGTCTCCATTTTTATATAAAGTTCCTTTATCTGTTCATACAGTTTATGAGCTGGATTATGAAAACCCTGATTATGAAAAGTTTCCGGCCTTACAATATGCCAAAGGATATGAAATTTTTATGGAGCATGGTGATGCTCTTTTTATTCCGGGAGCTTTCTGGCACTTCAACAGGTATCTGGAACCGGGTTTTTCTCTTTCACTGAGAGCGCTTCCCAATAAACCGAATGTATTTGCCAATATGCTGTATCACGTTTTTATTATGAGATATACAGATAAACTCATGCGTAAACTTTTTAAAGCTAAATGGGTGAATTACAAACAGAAATGGGCTTACAAGAAAAGCTCAGAAGCATTGGAAAAACATCTGAAAGCAGAAAGATAA
- a CDS encoding GNAT family N-acetyltransferase, translated as MEFPVLETERLILRQLTFNDTQDLFEYFSLDEVMEYYDLETFKTEEDSRRIIQHFNSEFEKGKGFRWALELKSSGKVIGTCGYHNWYREHFRAEIGYELNPIFWQQSYMKEAILPILTYGFETMRLHRVDAFIDPSNISSEKLLSSLNFSKEGTLKDYFFEKGKFVDATIFGLINK; from the coding sequence ATGGAATTTCCTGTTTTAGAGACTGAAAGGCTTATTTTACGTCAGCTTACTTTCAATGATACCCAAGACCTGTTCGAGTATTTTTCTCTGGATGAAGTCATGGAATATTATGATTTGGAAACCTTCAAAACAGAAGAAGACTCCCGGCGTATTATTCAGCACTTTAACAGTGAATTTGAAAAAGGAAAAGGATTCCGATGGGCGCTGGAACTTAAATCCAGTGGTAAAGTCATTGGAACCTGTGGCTACCACAACTGGTACAGAGAACACTTTAGAGCAGAGATTGGCTATGAGCTCAACCCAATATTCTGGCAGCAATCCTATATGAAAGAAGCCATTCTCCCCATTCTGACTTATGGATTTGAAACCATGAGACTTCACCGTGTAGATGCGTTCATTGACCCATCCAATATTTCTTCTGAAAAACTGTTGTCTTCATTAAATTTCAGCAAAGAAGGAACTTTGAAAGATTATTTTTTTGAAAAGGGAAAATTCGTAGATGCCACAATCTTCGGATTGATTAATAAATAA
- a CDS encoding energy transducer TonB codes for MKKISVFILCLGFGLAFAQTQETKTQPAENHSRDKYMPEQSKQAEYPGGLSAFMREVTQKIDSNRIKGPKGKSRSNAKFSVNAKGDIETIQVTGGNESLNNEVERVMKSMTTKWKPGKYKGNPVLIWFNLPFTVNFE; via the coding sequence ATGAAAAAGATATCAGTATTCATTTTATGTCTTGGGTTTGGGCTCGCCTTTGCCCAGACACAGGAAACCAAAACACAACCTGCAGAAAATCATTCCAGAGATAAATATATGCCTGAACAAAGTAAACAGGCAGAATATCCCGGCGGGCTTTCAGCATTTATGCGGGAGGTAACTCAAAAAATTGATTCTAACCGAATAAAAGGACCAAAAGGTAAATCCCGTTCCAATGCAAAGTTCTCCGTCAATGCCAAAGGTGATATAGAAACGATTCAGGTAACCGGAGGCAATGAATCCCTTAATAATGAAGTGGAAAGAGTGATGAAATCTATGACAACCAAATGGAAACCAGGAAAATACAAAGGAAACCCTGTACTCATTTGGTTTAATCTTCCTTTCACTGTCAATTTTGAATAA
- a CDS encoding RNA methyltransferase, giving the protein MVHKLKLEELNRIDVETFKKVEKIPLVIILDNIRSMHNVGAAFRTADAFLIEKIVLCGITPQPPHREIHKAALGATESVDWSHESETNTAISDLKSKGYEIIGIEQTTGSQLITEFTIDRSKKYALILGNEVEGISDEVLPNVDVFLEIPQLGTKHSLNVSVCAGIVMWEFAKALK; this is encoded by the coding sequence TTGGTACATAAACTAAAACTGGAAGAACTTAACAGAATAGATGTAGAAACATTTAAGAAGGTTGAAAAAATTCCGTTGGTCATCATTTTAGATAATATAAGAAGTATGCATAATGTAGGTGCAGCCTTCAGAACAGCAGATGCTTTTTTAATTGAAAAAATCGTTCTTTGCGGAATTACACCGCAGCCACCTCACCGTGAGATTCATAAAGCGGCATTGGGAGCAACGGAAAGTGTAGACTGGTCTCATGAATCAGAAACCAATACAGCGATTTCTGATCTGAAAAGCAAAGGATACGAAATCATCGGAATTGAGCAGACTACCGGCAGCCAGCTTATCACTGAATTTACGATTGACAGATCGAAAAAATATGCCTTGATTTTAGGAAATGAAGTAGAAGGAATCAGTGATGAAGTACTTCCAAATGTTGATGTATTTTTAGAAATTCCGCAGCTTGGAACTAAGCATTCTCTTAATGTAAGTGTGTGCGCCGGAATTGTGATGTGGGAATTTGCGAAAGCATTAAAATAA
- a CDS encoding DUF2306 domain-containing protein: MLSAKRNISSFFKILLIIGFGYFFWLMLKITLEYIPFNPEISFLMIKQTEVAERPEYLTFFYTHVYTSIFVLLSGFLAILRKDFTIKNFHRNIGKVYIFLILIFAAPSGIYMGIFANGGLFSKVSFVILGFLWWFSTYKAYQLARQKKFKEHKQWMWRSFAFTLSAITLRMWKVIIVYLFHPNPMDVYQIIAWLGWIPNILIIEYLITKKHI; this comes from the coding sequence ATGCTCTCGGCTAAAAGAAATATTTCATCTTTCTTTAAAATCCTTCTCATTATAGGATTTGGGTATTTCTTTTGGCTGATGCTGAAGATCACTTTGGAATATATTCCTTTTAATCCTGAAATCAGTTTTCTGATGATTAAACAGACTGAAGTGGCGGAAAGACCGGAATATCTTACGTTTTTCTATACTCATGTTTATACGAGTATCTTTGTACTTCTTTCTGGATTTCTGGCTATTCTCAGAAAAGATTTTACAATTAAAAACTTCCATCGGAATATAGGAAAAGTATATATTTTTCTCATTCTGATCTTCGCTGCGCCTTCAGGAATTTATATGGGAATCTTTGCCAATGGAGGTCTTTTCTCAAAGGTTTCATTTGTTATTTTAGGCTTTTTATGGTGGTTTTCAACATATAAAGCGTATCAGCTGGCAAGACAGAAGAAGTTTAAGGAACACAAGCAATGGATGTGGCGAAGTTTTGCTTTTACATTATCTGCTATTACCCTGAGAATGTGGAAAGTTATTATTGTATATTTATTTCATCCCAATCCTATGGATGTGTATCAGATCATCGCATGGCTGGGCTGGATTCCCAACATCCTTATTATTGAATATTTAATCACAAAAAAACATATATGA
- a CDS encoding DUF2809 domain-containing protein, with amino-acid sequence MKFQFSLKYLLLTVFIFLVEVLIATKLSGIFFVRAYLGDVIVVMLLYTFVKSFVKVNDQKLILGILIFSFLIEFGQFFHIAEKLGFRPGSLMYIVIGNSFSWIDNLCYAAGCLLLYLIIKMTNNDGLTSTPNP; translated from the coding sequence ATGAAATTCCAATTCAGCCTGAAGTATCTTCTTTTGACCGTATTTATTTTTCTGGTAGAAGTATTGATTGCCACCAAATTAAGTGGTATTTTCTTCGTAAGAGCGTATCTCGGAGATGTTATTGTGGTGATGCTTCTTTATACCTTTGTGAAAAGTTTTGTAAAAGTAAATGATCAGAAACTCATTCTTGGAATTCTGATTTTTTCATTTCTGATAGAATTTGGACAGTTTTTCCATATTGCAGAAAAATTAGGCTTCCGTCCTGGAAGCCTGATGTATATTGTTATCGGAAATTCTTTCTCCTGGATTGATAATCTATGCTACGCCGCAGGCTGTTTGTTGCTCTATCTTATCATAAAGATGACAAACAATGATGGCTTAACCTCAACCCCTAATCCCTAA
- a CDS encoding bacteriocin — protein sequence MKNLKNQKRKLSKNELKEISGGLRPICPRVISCTDPHTGEERSGVPGMQDGFCC from the coding sequence ATGAAAAATTTAAAAAATCAAAAAAGAAAGCTTAGTAAAAATGAGCTTAAAGAAATCAGCGGTGGATTGAGACCTATCTGCCCAAGAGTCATAAGCTGTACAGATCCGCACACCGGAGAAGAACGCTCAGGAGTGCCTGGCATGCAGGACGGATTTTGCTGTTAA
- a CDS encoding thioredoxin family protein, giving the protein MKNLKILVTALIVGLGLLSFTTTDHDKNKTQKENISAKGYEVGDEAADFKLKNIDGKMVSLSDFKSAKGFIVVFTCNHCPYAKKYEDRIIELDKKYKDQGYPVIAINPNDPNVQPEDGYQQMIERAKQKGFTFPYLIDEGQKIYPQYGATKTPHVFVLKKENGKNIVKYIGAIDNNYDNPNDVSEYYAQDAVNALIKGDPVKMTKTVAIGCTIKVKK; this is encoded by the coding sequence ATGAAAAACCTGAAAATTTTAGTAACTGCACTGATCGTTGGGCTTGGATTACTGAGCTTTACAACAACAGATCATGATAAAAACAAAACTCAGAAAGAGAATATTTCTGCAAAAGGCTATGAAGTAGGAGATGAAGCGGCGGATTTTAAGCTTAAAAATATTGACGGCAAAATGGTTTCTTTAAGCGATTTTAAGAGTGCAAAAGGATTTATTGTTGTATTTACCTGCAATCATTGCCCATACGCCAAGAAATATGAAGACAGAATTATTGAGCTGGATAAAAAATATAAAGATCAGGGATATCCGGTAATAGCCATTAACCCGAATGATCCTAATGTACAGCCTGAAGACGGTTACCAGCAGATGATTGAAAGAGCAAAGCAGAAAGGATTTACTTTTCCGTATCTGATAGATGAGGGACAGAAAATTTATCCGCAGTACGGAGCTACAAAGACACCTCATGTTTTTGTACTGAAGAAAGAAAACGGAAAGAATATCGTGAAATATATTGGTGCTATCGACAATAATTATGATAACCCGAATGATGTATCCGAATATTATGCTCAGGATGCCGTAAATGCTCTGATAAAAGGAGATCCTGTAAAAATGACAAAAACAGTAGCTATCGGATGTACAATTAAAGTAAAGAAATAA